The Vanrija pseudolonga chromosome 1, complete sequence genomic sequence GGGCAGTCATCGACGCCACAAAGCCTatctcgctctcggcgcaGACCCCAAATCAGCACCGCTGATAGGTGCCAGTGCAGTGGAACCAGGAGTTGCAAGTCGACGCGTGCCAGGAGCAGCATTGACGAAAACGCCAGTGGCGTTGTTTGGTTCGGttggcgcctcggcctcctgggtgggatcgcgcgcgcgctctgaGAAAATGCACACCTGCACACCTGAGATGATTGCACTGCTGTGGCCTGGAAGCGCGAGGGACTCGGCGTGTGGCGTGTCTGCGcacggaggcggcggcggagccgGAGGAGGCTCCCTCGGATGGCGTCAGGTCGGTCGGGCGACTCGCACAACGCAacgcgcgagcgcgctgaCCGAcccaccgctgccgctgccgacacGAGATAAACCTGCGGCCAACTGTTTTCAGTGCCTCCGCTTCCTTGTCTCCCACTCACTTCCACTCTATCGCTCTCAACTAACAGACACTACACACTCGCTCGCACCCTTCAACACCTTCGCCATGCTCTTCAACGCCGCctacctcctcctcgctgccgccgccgcgcgcgccatccAGATCACGGCGCCCACCAACACGTCCAACTGGTCGACTGGCGTCCCCCAGACGATCCAGTGGACTGTGAGtggcgccgctcctccttgacacCTTGACACCATGCTGACCCCACGCCCAGTCCGTCTCCACCGACCCCTCCACCTTCTCCATCCAGATCCAggtgccctcgtcgtcgtcgcttcAGACCGAGTCGGTCGCCACCAACGTCCAGACCTCGGCCGGCTCGTACTCGTACACCCCCGCCGCGTCCTACGTCGGCTCGCAGTACCGCATCAACTTTGTCAACTCCCAGACcaacgccatcctcgcccagTCCGACTACTTTACCATTGCGCAgggctcggccgtcgcctcgtcgtcggcttcggcgtcggcttcggtTTCCGCTTcggtctcggcctcgtcggccctCGTCCCCTCCGGCTCGGTGCTCCCCTCGGGcgaggcctcggcctcgggcccGGCTATCCCCAACGCTTCCGCCTCGTCCAAGCCCAACGGTGCCGGTGCTCTCGTCCCCtcgcttgccctcgtcggcggctcCCTCattgccctcctcgcctaAGCGCGGCGTGTGGTATCCTAGGACATTGTTAAACTGCCTTTAGCTTGGCTCCCCCTTTACCCCTACTACGGACAATGTTAGTGTACATGCACTCGTTTCTTAGACTGGCAGTCGAGGCTTGGGACGAGGTGTGTGCAGTGGagcgtgtgtgtggtgggcgGGACGCAGCGTGGGACAACCTTGCCTTGTGCGCACCGCCTGGCCGTTGACATGACTACTGGTGACTCACGCGTCTGACAACAGCCGCGAGTGGTGGTAGTTTTGTTTGTGAGGCGGTGCCGTAACACTGTGACATcagggggagggagggtgctgctgcggctgtcgctcggacctcgacggcaaAAGGTACAACATGACGGCGGGCACGGACAGTCTTGTGTACTTCTGGACTTCTAGCCTGTTTCAAGTCGTGCAGAATGACGGAGGGCGCAAGGCCGGCCGGGccaggcaaggcaaggcaggtGGGCCGGGCGCTGCAGCCAACGGTCTCGGCCCGGGGGCGCAGTGCAGCGACTAGGCTTGAGAAGCTTGTGAACAAGTGGCAGGCAGCTGTGAGCTGCGGGTGTCAACGCgaccgagcagcagcgcatTATCGCCTATCAAGGACAATGCCCTATCAACGACACTGTGCTCGAGCCTTCTCCAAGCTACATCAGTTTCATGGCTCGCCCAGTCTCAGCCGACACGGTTCCCTCTTGGCCACAGCCGTGCTTCCTCTTGGCCACGCGACCCGAAAGAGCTTTGCGCGGTGCAGAGACGGCCGAGCCGGCATGCGCCGGCACTGCCGTGCGCCCAGCACTGGCCAATACGGTCCAGGATATAGCAGGCCCAGGCGTCCAGCGACGCACTTGGGCCCTGTcaacagccagccagtgtATGGCCGACTGCATTTCCCTATCGCCGTCGTATACCGGACCGCGGACCGCGGCCCATTGGCCGAGAGGAGGGCTAGGCGCGCGTCATGGCCACTAGGCGCGACGGCTTTCGCTTCCTAGGCGCGCCGGATGCCCGCTCCGTGCTTGTCGGGCGTGGCCGAGAGAGATAAGCCGCTTGTTACCGTCgcgccctcgagcagcgaCACGGTTACTAGAGATGCACAGTGGGGCAGGCAGCACGGTTCAGTCACTCCCGCATAACGGCGTCGTCTCTCGTCTGGCCTGCATCTCACACCGTAACATCTCTCTCTGTCtaccacaaccacaacaatgCCAGAACCACAGCAGATCCCCCTCGAGACGTTCGACACGACCCTCAAGTCCAAGTACActggtgcgtcgtcgtcgccccgctCGACAACTGACATTCCCAGAggtctcgacgtcggcgatcGGCGGGCAGGTCCTCGCGTGCAGCGACGACTTTTTCGCCTCGCGCGACAACCTCATCAAGCCTGGCGTGAGTGTGCAGCTGTAGCACCGCTGACCCGCCTagccctcggcgtcgatgaaGGGCCAGTTTGGGCCCAATGGCGCGCTGTACGATGGGTGGGAGAGCAGGCGGCACAACGAGGCGAGCGACTGGTGAGTGGACGAGAAGAGGGCCGCTCGttcgcggcgctcgctgacgcgccgcagGATCATCATCAAGCTCGGCCCCGCCGAGTCCCACCTCGACTacgtcgacatcgacacgAGCCACTTTAGCGGCAACGAAGCGCCCCAGTctgccgtgctcggcgtccacggcgccgacgtcccCCTCACCCCCGACGACAGCCGCTGGGAGGAGCTCTTGCCGGTGGTCACGCTCGGCCCCAACTCGCGCCACATCTTCGAGCTCaacgccaaggccaaggagggaCTTTGGAGCGGCGTCCTGGTCCGCATGATccccgacggcggcatggtgAGTGCAGGAAGACTCCAGCTGTGCTACAggcctcgctgacgctcggcAAGGCTCGCTTCCGCGCGTAtggccgccccgccccgccgacgctgTACACGGCCCTGCCTGACCCCGACACGGCGCCCGTCAACCTCCTCTCGCCCCTGATCGGCGGCCACATTGTCGGCTGCTCGGACGCCAATTTCTCGCCCCCGggcaacctcctcctcgaggggCGCGGACACGACATGAGCGACGGGTGGGAGACGCGCCGCAGCCAGGAGGGCCGGGGCAAGTACGCTGCTGGGCAGCCTCTGGCGggcaaggagcgcaaggagtGGGTtgtcggcaagctcggcgccgccggcgtgatCCGTtatgtcgaggtcgactcggcgtTCCACGTCGGCAACTACCCCGTCGCGGTGCAGGTCGAGGGTACGctctcggacgccgaggtgccccccgaggacgccgagtggACGGTGATTGTCGCCAAGAAGCCCCTCGGCCCCCACCGCCAGCTGTGGCTCGCGACCGAGCGCAACGTGCCCGAGTCGCAGGTGTTCAGTCACGTCCGCGCCAGCATCTACCCCGACGGCGGGCTCAAGCGCTTCCGCGTGTTCGGCTTCCCGATCGCCAAGGGCGCCAAGCTGCAGGAGCCCGCAAAGATCACCATCACGGCCATGCCGCTCACGTACGAGGCGTTTGCGCCGTACGGCCAGGTGATCCAGGCGTGGGACAAGGACACGAGCGCGCCAAAGGGCATCCAGGTCAACATTGCCAACCAGGGCACGGCGTTCAAGTTCAACCGCCTCGCCAAGGTCGAAGAGACGTACCCCGACGGCATCCTCAagcgcggcggtgtcgcGCTGGCGTGCATGCGTGCCGGGCCGCAGTTTGACGTGCGCAACGGCGCCACCATCCCagtcgtcaagctcgagcgccacgcGGCGACAACGCAGGCGTTCATCCCGATGGGCACTGGCCAGCCTGCCGGCCAGGAGCGCCACAAGCATGGTGGCGCGtacgtcgtcctcgctgcgcACAACGGCGAGAACGACGAGCCGGATCTCTCCACGCTGCGCGCGTTCCTCGCCACGGGCGCCCAGGGCGTCAGCTACAACGCTGGCGTGTGGCACCACCCCATGCTGACGGTCAACGAGTGGATGGACTATGCGTGCGTGGACGCGCagtcgggcgacgacgggctcaaGATTGACTGCGAGACGCTCGAGAACGACTGGTTCAACGTGTACATCCCGCCGTATGAGCCCCCCACCGTCCCCGACGAGCCtgtggcgccggcaccaagCGTCGCGTCCAAATTCGCGTCgttcctcgcgcgcggcgacggcctgaTCCACCCCGAGCCAATCACGCACGAGGCGTTTGCGCCgttcggcgagctcgtccgcgcGTACCCCAACAAGGCGGATGCGCCAGCAGGCGTCCTGCACGGCGGCAACCCGGCTCTCAACATCGCCAAGATCTCGTGGCTGTCCAACCTGTCCGAGAGctaccccgccgacgcgaaCGCCACCACGTCCATCGGCGTGTACCGCGCCACGCCCAAGGAGGGCTGCGACAGGGGCAAGGTGTTCGACGTGCGCCACATGGAGCGGCACCCGTACACGTCGCAGGCGTTCATCCCGATGGGCAAGGCCGAGTGGCCGGGCAAGAGCGAGCCCATGCTCCCGCCCAAGGGAACgttcctcgtgctcgtcgccgagggcggcgcagACGACCGCCCCGACCCGGCCACGCTCAAGGCTTTCACGATGGAGTCGGGCACCGCGCTCAACTACAAGGCCGGCACGTGGCACCACCCGGTTATTATCCTCGACGGgacgctcgacctcgcgtgCATCGAGACGCAGATCGCCACGGGGGTGAAGGGCAGCGATCCGCGAGACTGCGAGCTGCTTGTGTATGACGGCGAGCCGTTTGCAAAGGTCGCCGTGCCGGAGTaacgcgagcgagcgaagcgagtgGCGAGCGGCGTTATGACTCGGCCCACTCTGAATCGGATCTCTCATCTTGTATCAGACCAGACCCATAGGAAGGATGTACAAACATGCTGCATGCGACCTAAGTGCAATGACTACCCACTCGCCACTCCCTTCGCCTTGGCCCGCTtctccgcctcgacggcgcgcttaAACGCCCCGGCATCCCAATCGTCCACGACGACATCAAACTCCTCGGCAGGATAAACaagctcacacacccacaaGAGCCAGTGCTGGCACGCCATAATGGCACAAAGAATAAGCCCGAAGATGGGGCCAAGGGAGGCGTACCGCGCGAGCCGGTCCATCGtgccccgcggcggcgtggccaGGACGCGGCGATACACTGCCTCTGTGCGTTCGGCGACGGAGGCCCAGGAATACATGCTTCTTATGCGCTGGTGCGCATGGAGAGGGTCGTGGGCGCCCGCTTGGATCGTGTGGATCGCGTGCGTGAGTGCGCGTATCACGTCTGCAACGgggcgcgtcagcgccgagcctCCCACTGCCTTGTGATGCCACTTACCGTCCTCGTCTGCGCGCGCAAACTCGACCATGTCCGCCGGCAGGATCTCAGGCACCCCGCCCACGCGGGTAGACACCACAAACAaccccgcgcacgccgcctcgaTGATGCTGATCCCGAACGCCTCTGTCAACGAGGTATTCAAGTATATCTGGCCGCGCGTCAACAcgccgcgcacctcggccggccggaccgcgccgacgagctcgatgcgGTCCTGCAGCTCGTACT encodes the following:
- the AFUA_3G00880 gene encoding UPF0619 GPI-anchored membrane protein; this encodes MLFNAAYLLLAAAAARAIQITAPTNTSNWSTGVPQTIQWTSVSTDPSTFSIQIQVPSSSSLQTESVATNVQTSAGSYSYTPAASYVGSQYRINFVNSQTNAILAQSDYFTIAQGSAVASSSASASASVSASVSASSALVPSGSVLPSGEASASGPAIPNASASSKPNGAGALVPSLALVGGSLIALLA
- the SPAC1F7.09c gene encoding putative allantoicase, which codes for MPEPQQIPLETFDTTLKSKYTEVSTSAIGGQVLACSDDFFASRDNLIKPGPSASMKGQFGPNGALYDGWESRRHNEASDWIIIKLGPAESHLDYVDIDTSHFSGNEAPQSAVLGVHGADVPLTPDDSRWEELLPVVTLGPNSRHIFELNAKAKEGLWSGVLVRMIPDGGMASLTLGKARFRAYGRPAPPTLYTALPDPDTAPVNLLSPLIGGHIVGCSDANFSPPGNLLLEGRGHDMSDGWETRRSQEGRGKYAAGQPLAGKERKEWVVGKLGAAGVIRYVEVDSAFHVGNYPVAVQVEGTLSDAEVPPEDAEWTVIVAKKPLGPHRQLWLATERNVPESQVFSHVRASIYPDGGLKRFRVFGFPIAKGAKLQEPAKITITAMPLTYEAFAPYGQVIQAWDKDTSAPKGIQVNIANQGTAFKFNRLAKVEETYPDGILKRGGVALACMRAGPQFDVRNGATIPVVKLERHAATTQAFIPMGTGQPAGQERHKHGGAYVVLAAHNGENDEPDLSTLRAFLATGAQGVSYNAGVWHHPMLTVNEWMDYACVDAQSGDDGLKIDCETLENDWFNVYIPPYEPPTVPDEPVAPAPSVASKFASFLARGDGLIHPEPITHEAFAPFGELVRAYPNKADAPAGVLHGGNPALNIAKISWLSNLSESYPADANATTSIGVYRATPKEGCDRGKVFDVRHMERHPYTSQAFIPMGKAEWPGKSEPMLPPKGTFLVLVAEGGADDRPDPATLKAFTMESGTALNYKAGTWHHPVIILDGTLDLACIETQIATGVKGSDPRDCELLVYDGEPFAKVAVPE